The following proteins are co-located in the Zonotrichia albicollis isolate bZonAlb1 chromosome 1, bZonAlb1.hap1, whole genome shotgun sequence genome:
- the LOC102061021 gene encoding uncharacterized protein LOC102061021 gives MRITHFSAACGRTQELRCRGGPEPPSRFAPGCPSKLREKSQGSPARRRIPPPPAAAAHPASPPLSLAGPGAEEAVEVSCPVPAVRPCWSSQGDARCPAAPLLPARPRHRKGMNGPDPEP, from the coding sequence GCGGCCGCACGCAGGAGCTACGGTGCCGAGGGGGCCCGGAGCCGCCTTCCCGGTTTGCCCCCGGATGCCCCAGCAAGCTACGGGAAAAGTCTCAGGGAAGCCCAGCTCGCCGCAGGATCCCACCGCCGCCCGCGGCCGCAGCACATCCCGCCTCGCCTCCTCTCTCTCTCGCGGGCCCTGGCGCCGAGGAAGCAGTCGAGGTCAGCTGTCCGGTTCCTGCGGTCCGGCCGTGCTGGAGCTCGCAGGGTGATGCGAGGTGCCCGGCTGCTCCGCTCCTCCCGGCGCGCCCTCGGCACCGAAAAGGAATGAATGGTCCCGATCCTGAGCCGTGA
- the LOC141730868 gene encoding uncharacterized protein LOC141730868 isoform X1: protein MRGGTRSGTAPGQRLRAAHRPRLGPSRSPAVPAPLPCSPLTPIGMLGFLQPGTIPPRCHRGSSARPGTSALAARGESAVPPPAPGTAQAAALPLLCSAAGGAPRNKDFRRRRRGDPGLSPPHPRSLPAPAGLARPRPPPAPEPILGVPAAHGPARRTSRCHRRPPPRVSCPAHPTPPPPPCAQRPPPLPCASPRRPGQRTKPTRRSAARRHRSAPLSPHRTTRCSPSPPAPRNLRTLLLAHPSKLSLPARLCCSAPRHLGHRRPGTSSARGSAAAPRAQTLLRCPPRTAPCPGRAFLASRGAPQEEEPLPSGHSWPPAERCAKNNPRDDNIRKCIYFPLIDFTWFNPRKREVESPLP, encoded by the coding sequence ATGCGCGGGGGAACCCGCTCGGGGACGGCGCCGGGGCAGCGGCTGCGCGCTGCTCATCGGCCGAGGCTCGGGCCGAGCCGCTCTCCTGCCGTTCCCGCACCTCTGCCTTGCTCGCCGCTCACTCCCATCGGGATGCTGGGTTTTCTTCAGCCGGGGACCATCCCACCGAGGTGCCACCGGGGCTCCTCTGCCCGACCGGGGACGAGCGCTCTGGCGGCCCGCGGCGAGAGCGCGGTGCCTCCGCCAGCACCAGGGACAGCGCAGGCGGCAGCGCTGCCGCTCCTTTGTTCCGCCGCTGGCGGGGCCCCGCGGAACAAAGACTTCCGCCGCCGGCGGCGCGGGGACCCCGgcctctcccctccccacccccgcAGCCTCCCCGCACCCGCCGGCTTGGCCCGGCCACGGCCGCCGCCTGCCCCGGAGCCGATTCTCGGTGTGCCGGCCGCGCACGGCCCTGCCCGGCGCACGTCGCGCTGCCACCGCCGCCCTCCCCCGCGCGTAAGCTGCCCCGCACACCccacgccgccgccgcccccctgCGCTCAGCGCCCCCCGCCTCTGCCTTGCGCCTCGCCCCGCCGCCCGGGCCAGCGCACAAAGCCCACACGCCGCTCCGCCGCCCGCCGGCACCGCTCCGCGCCGCTCTCCCCACACCGAACCACACGCTGCTCCCCCTCCCCGCCTGCCCCTCGCAACCTCCGCACGCTCCTGTTGGCACATCCGTCCAAGCTGTCTCTCCCcgcacggctctgctgcagtgcCCCGCGGCACCTCGGGCACCGCCGCCCCGGCACCAGCTCCGCTCGTGGCTCTGCCGCTGCCCCCCGGGCACAGACGCTGCTCCGTTGCCCCCCGCGCACCGCGCCGTGCCCCGGGCGCGCGTTCCTCGCCTCCAGAGGAGCCCCGCAAGAGGAGGAGCCATTACCGAGCGGGCACTCCTGGCCACCGGCTGAGCGATGCGCAAAGAACAATCCTCGCGATGATAATAttagaaaatgtatttatttcccATTAATCGACTTTACATGGTTCAACCCAAGAAAGCGAGAGGTCGAGTCACCACTACCTTGA
- the LOC141730868 gene encoding uncharacterized protein LOC141730868 isoform X2 yields the protein MAVDGVGIGVGQSPRRTCFQPGCFRGGWEGLGGKDARGNPLGDGAGAAAARCSSAEARAEPLSCRSRTSALLAAHSHRDAGFSSAGDHPTEVPPGLLCPTGDERSGGPRRERGASASTRDSAGGSAAAPLFRRWRGPAEQRLPPPAARGPRPLPSPPPQPPRTRRLGPATAAACPGADSRCAGRARPCPAHVALPPPPSPARKLPRTPHAAAAPLRSAPPASALRLAPPPGPAHKAHTPLRRPPAPLRAALPTPNHTLLPLPACPSQPPHAPVGTSVQAVSPRTALLQCPAAPRAPPPRHQLRSWLCRCPPGTDAAPLPPAHRAVPRARVPRLQRSPARGGAITERALLATG from the coding sequence ATGGCTGTGGACGGAGTTGGGATAGGAGTGGGACAGAGCCCCCGCAGGACTTGCTTCCAACCGGGCTGTTTCAGAGGGGGGTGGGAGGGACTCGGCGGGAAGGATGCGCGGGGGAACCCGCTCGGGGACGGCGCCGGGGCAGCGGCTGCGCGCTGCTCATCGGCCGAGGCTCGGGCCGAGCCGCTCTCCTGCCGTTCCCGCACCTCTGCCTTGCTCGCCGCTCACTCCCATCGGGATGCTGGGTTTTCTTCAGCCGGGGACCATCCCACCGAGGTGCCACCGGGGCTCCTCTGCCCGACCGGGGACGAGCGCTCTGGCGGCCCGCGGCGAGAGCGCGGTGCCTCCGCCAGCACCAGGGACAGCGCAGGCGGCAGCGCTGCCGCTCCTTTGTTCCGCCGCTGGCGGGGCCCCGCGGAACAAAGACTTCCGCCGCCGGCGGCGCGGGGACCCCGgcctctcccctccccacccccgcAGCCTCCCCGCACCCGCCGGCTTGGCCCGGCCACGGCCGCCGCCTGCCCCGGAGCCGATTCTCGGTGTGCCGGCCGCGCACGGCCCTGCCCGGCGCACGTCGCGCTGCCACCGCCGCCCTCCCCCGCGCGTAAGCTGCCCCGCACACCccacgccgccgccgcccccctgCGCTCAGCGCCCCCCGCCTCTGCCTTGCGCCTCGCCCCGCCGCCCGGGCCAGCGCACAAAGCCCACACGCCGCTCCGCCGCCCGCCGGCACCGCTCCGCGCCGCTCTCCCCACACCGAACCACACGCTGCTCCCCCTCCCCGCCTGCCCCTCGCAACCTCCGCACGCTCCTGTTGGCACATCCGTCCAAGCTGTCTCTCCCcgcacggctctgctgcagtgcCCCGCGGCACCTCGGGCACCGCCGCCCCGGCACCAGCTCCGCTCGTGGCTCTGCCGCTGCCCCCCGGGCACAGACGCTGCTCCGTTGCCCCCCGCGCACCGCGCCGTGCCCCGGGCGCGCGTTCCTCGCCTCCAGAGGAGCCCCGCAAGAGGAGGAGCCATTACCGAGCGGGCACTCCTGGCCACCGGCTGA